From Eleftheria terrae, the proteins below share one genomic window:
- a CDS encoding NADP-dependent malic enzyme has translation MGHKDLSPAEQALRDAALEYHRLPTRGKVAVLPTKPLVNQRDLSLAYSPGVAYACLAIEEDPTLAAEYTSRGNLVGVVTNGTAVLGLGDIGPLAGKPVMEGKGCLFRKFAGIDVFDIELAEKDPDKLVDIIAALEPTLGGINLEDIKAPECFYIERKLKERLNIPVFHDDQHGTAIISAAALINGMELVGKKLGEVKIAVSGAGAAAIACVDLMVRLGVSQQNIFMCDSKGVLHHQREDKLDESKRRYVQRTEARTLADVVKGADVFLGCSAAGVLTGEMVKTMADRPLILALANPEPEIRPEVAKAARPDCIVATGRSDYPNQVNNVLCFPYIFRGALDSGATRITEEMKVACVQEIASLAKAEISNEVATAYPGEDMRFGPDYLIPKPFDSRLILRIAPAVARAAAASGVATRPIADLDAYRESLLKFVTHTGLFMRPVFMAARRAPQRIAFAEGEDERTLRAVQIALEEGLAKPIVIGRPGVIAQRIERAGLRLKPGVDFELTNPEDDPRFRQYWEAYHRLKGRDGVTPEMAKAAVRRSNTLIASLMVHLGDADGMLCGLVGRFEHHLDHVRDVIGRRSDVHTLAALNALVLDQYTLFIADTFVNEDPSAEELAEIATMAAESVRHFGLTPRVAFLSHSMFGSSTRPSALKMRAARDLFRARMPDVEADGEMQGDAALSEGVRQSFLPETTLTGTANVLILPNLDAANILFNVLKMTGSQGITVGPILLGTAAPVHILTPSATVRRVVNMTALTAMSGAVPGFAG, from the coding sequence ATGGGCCACAAGGATCTTTCCCCCGCCGAACAGGCGCTGCGCGACGCCGCACTCGAATACCACCGCCTGCCCACGCGCGGGAAGGTGGCGGTGCTGCCGACCAAGCCGCTGGTGAACCAGCGCGACCTGTCGCTCGCCTATTCGCCCGGCGTGGCCTACGCCTGCCTGGCCATCGAGGAAGACCCGACCCTTGCTGCCGAGTACACCTCGCGCGGCAACCTGGTCGGCGTGGTCACCAACGGCACCGCGGTGCTGGGGCTCGGCGACATCGGCCCGCTGGCCGGCAAGCCGGTGATGGAAGGCAAGGGCTGCCTGTTCCGCAAGTTCGCCGGCATCGACGTGTTCGACATCGAGCTGGCCGAGAAGGACCCGGACAAGCTGGTCGACATCATCGCGGCCCTCGAACCGACGCTGGGCGGCATCAATCTCGAGGACATCAAGGCACCCGAGTGCTTCTACATCGAGCGCAAGCTCAAGGAGCGGCTGAACATCCCGGTCTTCCACGATGACCAGCACGGCACGGCCATCATCTCGGCGGCCGCCTTGATCAACGGCATGGAGCTGGTCGGCAAGAAGCTCGGCGAGGTCAAGATCGCGGTTTCCGGCGCGGGTGCGGCTGCCATCGCCTGCGTCGACCTGATGGTGCGCCTGGGCGTCAGCCAGCAGAACATCTTCATGTGCGACTCCAAGGGCGTGTTGCACCACCAGCGCGAGGACAAGCTCGACGAGTCCAAGCGCCGCTACGTGCAGCGCACCGAGGCGCGCACGCTGGCCGACGTGGTGAAGGGGGCCGATGTCTTCCTCGGCTGCTCGGCGGCCGGCGTGCTGACCGGCGAGATGGTCAAGACCATGGCCGACCGGCCGCTGATCCTGGCGCTGGCCAACCCGGAGCCCGAGATCCGGCCGGAGGTCGCCAAGGCCGCCCGGCCCGACTGCATCGTCGCCACCGGCCGGTCCGACTATCCCAACCAGGTCAACAACGTCCTGTGCTTCCCCTACATCTTCCGCGGCGCGCTCGACAGCGGCGCCACCCGCATCACCGAGGAGATGAAGGTCGCCTGTGTGCAGGAGATCGCCAGCCTGGCCAAAGCGGAAATCAGCAATGAAGTGGCCACTGCCTATCCCGGCGAGGACATGCGCTTCGGGCCCGACTACCTGATTCCCAAGCCGTTCGACTCGCGCCTGATCCTGCGCATCGCGCCCGCGGTGGCCCGTGCCGCGGCCGCCTCCGGCGTCGCGACGCGTCCGATCGCCGACCTGGACGCCTACCGCGAGTCCTTGCTGAAGTTCGTCACACACACCGGCTTGTTCATGCGGCCGGTCTTCATGGCCGCGCGCCGGGCGCCGCAGCGCATCGCCTTCGCCGAGGGCGAGGACGAGCGCACCTTGCGGGCGGTGCAGATCGCGCTGGAGGAAGGGCTGGCCAAGCCGATCGTCATCGGCCGCCCGGGCGTGATCGCCCAGCGCATCGAGCGGGCCGGCCTGCGCCTGAAGCCCGGCGTTGACTTCGAGCTGACCAATCCCGAGGACGACCCGCGCTTCCGCCAGTACTGGGAGGCCTACCACCGCCTGAAGGGCCGTGACGGTGTCACGCCCGAGATGGCCAAGGCCGCGGTGCGCCGCTCCAACACCCTGATTGCGTCGCTGATGGTTCACCTGGGTGACGCCGACGGCATGCTGTGTGGCCTGGTCGGTCGCTTCGAGCACCACCTCGACCATGTGCGCGACGTCATCGGCCGCCGCTCCGACGTGCACACGCTGGCCGCACTCAACGCACTGGTGCTCGACCAGTACACCCTCTTCATCGCCGACACCTTCGTCAACGAAGACCCGAGCGCCGAGGAACTGGCCGAAATCGCCACCATGGCCGCCGAGTCGGTGCGCCATTTCGGCCTGACGCCGCGGGTGGCCTTCCTGTCGCACTCGATGTTCGGCTCCAGCACCCGCCCGTCGGCGCTGAAGATGCGCGCTGCGCGCGACCTGTTCCGCGCCCGCATGCCCGACGTCGAAGCCGACGGCGAAATGCAGGGCGATGCCGCCCTCAGCGAAGGCGTGCGCCAGAGCTTCCTGCCGGAAACCACGCTGACCGGCACGGCCAATGTCCTGATCCTGCCGAACCTGGACGCCGCCAACATCCTCTTCAACGTGCTCAAGATGACGGGCAGCCAGGGCATCACGGTGGGCCCCATCCTGCTTGGCACCGCTGCCCCGGTGCACATCCTGACCCCGTCGGCCACGGTCCGCCGCGTGGTCAACATGACCGCCCTCACCGCGATGAGCGGCGCGGTCCCCGGCTTCGCCGGCTGA
- a CDS encoding HU family DNA-binding protein, whose translation MNKAELVDAIAADADISKAAAARALDSFIGNVSKALASGDTVALIGFGSFSVTERQARTGRNPRTGEEITIEASQGVKFSAGASLKAAVQKK comes from the coding sequence ATGAACAAAGCAGAACTCGTTGATGCCATCGCCGCGGACGCGGATATCTCCAAGGCCGCTGCCGCACGCGCGCTCGATTCCTTCATCGGGAATGTCAGCAAGGCCCTGGCGAGCGGCGACACCGTCGCCCTGATCGGCTTCGGCAGCTTCTCCGTCACCGAGCGCCAGGCTCGCACGGGTCGCAATCCCCGCACTGGCGAAGAAATCACCATCGAAGCCAGCCAGGGCGTCAAATTCAGCGCCGGGGCTTCGCTGAAAGCTGCTGTCCAGAAGAAGTAA
- a CDS encoding HPF/RaiA family ribosome-associated protein has protein sequence MPMHVQLNTDNILSGSATLARDVEEILESALDRFDERLTRIEVHLNDVNSSHKTGPADIRCMLEARVTGSEPVAVSDHAATVDQAVRGASGKLQRALESTLGRRSEHRHEKPLIDDPTV, from the coding sequence ATGCCTATGCATGTGCAGCTCAACACAGACAACATCCTCAGTGGCAGCGCCACCCTCGCACGCGATGTCGAAGAAATCCTCGAAAGCGCGCTGGATCGCTTCGACGAGAGGCTGACCCGCATCGAGGTCCACCTCAACGACGTCAACAGCAGCCACAAGACCGGCCCGGCCGACATCCGCTGCATGCTGGAAGCCCGCGTCACCGGCAGCGAGCCAGTGGCCGTGAGCGACCATGCCGCGACGGTGGACCAGGCGGTGCGAGGCGCCAGCGGCAAGCTGCAGCGCGCGCTGGAATCGACGCTCGGCCGGCGCAGCGAGCACCGGCACGAGAAGCCGCTGATCGATGATCCGACCGTGTGA
- a CDS encoding Hsp20 family protein: protein MPRIERSIEVGVPVHTAYNQWTQFEEFPRFMHGVREVKQLDDTHLHWMMDIGGKPVEWDAEITEQIPDQCISWRSNNGTKSSATVRFAPLDEQRTSVTFTVDVVNLAGKNLKEQELGSRTEEDLQRFARFLEERGHETGAWRAEVHQGQVSDAGQQEASGSAARDSEPAQQPEQELRQRQDSTRLAHRGALDEGGRATERWASDTARAMTREAERFTNDIMGLSLGRFSGPLAFGGMPFFASFFNSLEAPLSMMRRMSEEMDREMESLVWGAPGTTRRALVAQAAPMWSPSIDVRRQGDSWLICADLPGVDRKDVQIEIVDGQLLITGERREERDEVVEDDGQRLRRIERVQGRFARRLPLPEGAQAEQAEATMSDGVLEIRLPASPEGPQRRIEIRAAEPASRSRDQEQRLSRPGAEAGLTVEAQRAARPGGAASSFSSQGTGQQ from the coding sequence ATGCCGAGAATTGAAAGATCGATCGAGGTGGGTGTGCCGGTGCATACCGCCTACAACCAGTGGACCCAGTTCGAGGAGTTCCCTCGCTTCATGCACGGCGTGCGCGAGGTGAAGCAGCTGGACGACACGCACCTGCACTGGATGATGGACATCGGCGGCAAGCCGGTGGAGTGGGACGCCGAGATCACCGAGCAGATCCCTGACCAGTGCATCTCATGGCGCAGCAACAACGGCACGAAAAGCAGCGCCACCGTGCGCTTTGCGCCACTCGATGAGCAGCGCACCAGCGTCACCTTCACGGTGGATGTGGTCAACCTTGCGGGCAAAAACCTGAAGGAGCAGGAGCTCGGCAGTCGTACCGAGGAAGACCTCCAGCGCTTTGCCCGCTTCCTGGAAGAGCGGGGGCACGAGACCGGTGCCTGGCGCGCTGAGGTGCACCAGGGGCAGGTGAGCGACGCCGGTCAACAAGAGGCTAGCGGTAGCGCGGCACGCGACAGCGAGCCGGCGCAGCAGCCCGAGCAGGAGCTCCGCCAACGACAGGACAGCACCCGTCTGGCTCATCGTGGCGCTCTCGATGAAGGCGGGCGTGCCACGGAGCGCTGGGCCAGCGACACCGCCCGGGCGATGACCCGTGAGGCGGAGCGTTTCACCAACGACATCATGGGCTTGTCGCTGGGCCGATTCAGCGGCCCGCTGGCCTTCGGTGGCATGCCGTTCTTCGCCAGCTTCTTCAATTCCCTGGAAGCGCCGCTGTCCATGATGCGCCGCATGTCGGAGGAGATGGACCGCGAGATGGAGTCATTGGTCTGGGGAGCGCCAGGCACCACGCGGCGGGCCTTGGTGGCGCAGGCCGCGCCGATGTGGTCGCCGAGCATCGACGTGCGACGCCAGGGGGACAGCTGGCTCATCTGCGCTGACCTGCCCGGGGTGGATCGCAAGGATGTGCAGATCGAGATCGTCGATGGCCAGTTGCTCATCACCGGCGAGCGGCGCGAGGAACGCGACGAAGTGGTGGAGGACGACGGCCAGCGCCTGCGCCGGATCGAACGGGTGCAGGGCCGGTTCGCCAGGCGGCTGCCGCTGCCGGAAGGGGCGCAAGCCGAGCAGGCCGAAGCGACGATGAGCGATGGCGTGCTGGAGATTCGACTCCCTGCGAGCCCGGAAGGCCCGCAGCGGCGCATCGAGATCCGGGCCGCCGAGCCGGCGAGCCGCTCCCGGGATCAAGAGCAACGGCTGTCGCGCCCAGGCGCCGAAGCGGGGCTCACGGTGGAAGCGCAGCGGGCGGCTCGGCCAGGTGGCGCCGCGTCCTCGTTCTCGTCGCAAGGCACCGGGCAGCAGTGA